A window of Myxococcales bacterium contains these coding sequences:
- a CDS encoding MBL fold metallo-hydrolase, with the protein MLLRQLFDTESSTYTYLLADDVSGEAALVDPVREHLERDLKLVSELGLRLTHVLETHVHADHVTSAGLLRERTGAWTCASAVGAPCVDQKLRHGDVVRLGDLAIMVLETPGHTDDGLSFLVNGHVLTGDTLLVRGCGRADFQNGSPDTLYDSLTKVLFALPDSTVVLPGHDYRGFTQSTIGEEKRLNPRVAGKSREEFAAIMNGLNLPKPKKLDEAVPANRACGNVALG; encoded by the coding sequence ATGCTCCTGAGGCAGCTCTTCGACACGGAAAGCTCCACGTACACCTACCTGCTCGCCGACGACGTCTCGGGAGAGGCCGCGCTCGTCGATCCGGTGCGTGAGCACCTCGAGCGAGACCTCAAGCTCGTCTCCGAGCTCGGGCTCCGGCTCACCCACGTGCTCGAGACGCACGTGCACGCCGACCACGTGACGTCGGCTGGGCTCCTCCGGGAGCGCACGGGCGCCTGGACGTGTGCGAGCGCGGTGGGCGCACCGTGCGTCGATCAGAAGCTCCGGCACGGCGACGTCGTCCGCCTCGGGGATCTCGCCATCATGGTCCTCGAGACCCCCGGCCACACGGACGACGGGCTCTCGTTCCTCGTGAACGGGCACGTGCTTACGGGCGACACCTTGCTCGTGCGCGGCTGCGGTCGTGCCGATTTCCAGAATGGCAGCCCCGATACCCTCTACGACTCCCTCACCAAAGTGCTCTTCGCCCTCCCCGATTCGACCGTCGTGCTCCCCGGGCACGACTACCGAGGGTTCACCCAGTCGACGATCGGCGAGGAAAAGCGGCTCAATCCGCGCGTCGCGGGCAAGAGCCGCGAAGAGTTCGCCGCCATCATGAACGGCCTGAACCTCCCCAAACCCAAGAAGCTCGACGAGGCCGTACCGGCGAACCGCGCGTGTGGCAACGTCGCCCTCGGCTGA